In one window of Myxococcus virescens DNA:
- a CDS encoding substrate-binding domain-containing protein codes for MKPAVLIIIGVLTALGGALYLSSRRAAERTEEARPAAQAPVSTRAVRTEITFLYSTEKKAWVEEAAADFQKAHPLIRVNLVGQGSLEAARAILEGRERPTVWSPADSAVLRMLESDWATDATREPLFASEGEAAPRPLVKTPLVFVAWEDRAEVLLRASGGGAVSWKVIHDAVSSDQGWPAVGGQPEWGFVKLGHTDPTRSNSGLQALLLASLEFYGKQSGLTVADLLEPRFQTWLSQLERGTGRFEQSTGALMADMVRFGPSRYDIAVVYENLAIAQLSQPPGNWGALKVLYPTLTSWSDHPAAVLDGDWVLPRQREAALEWLRYLHSRPVQQRALAFGFRPADASVPLTPPGEASLFPPLAARGLQVEVPDGAEVPEGAVVRNLLTLWTRRVGNARSP; via the coding sequence ATGAAGCCCGCGGTCCTCATCATCATTGGGGTGCTCACTGCGTTGGGTGGGGCCCTCTACCTGTCGTCGCGGCGCGCCGCGGAGCGAACGGAAGAGGCGCGTCCCGCGGCGCAGGCGCCCGTCTCCACCCGCGCGGTGCGGACGGAAATCACGTTCCTCTACAGCACGGAGAAGAAGGCGTGGGTGGAGGAGGCCGCGGCGGACTTCCAGAAGGCGCATCCGCTCATCCGGGTGAACCTGGTGGGCCAGGGCTCGCTGGAGGCCGCGCGGGCCATCCTCGAAGGCCGTGAGCGGCCCACCGTGTGGAGCCCCGCCGACAGCGCGGTGCTGCGGATGCTGGAGTCGGACTGGGCCACGGACGCCACGCGTGAGCCGCTGTTCGCCTCGGAGGGCGAAGCGGCGCCGCGGCCGTTGGTGAAGACGCCGCTCGTCTTCGTGGCGTGGGAGGACCGGGCGGAGGTGCTCCTGCGCGCCAGCGGCGGGGGCGCGGTGTCCTGGAAGGTCATCCACGACGCGGTATCCAGTGACCAGGGCTGGCCGGCGGTGGGCGGCCAGCCGGAGTGGGGCTTCGTGAAGCTGGGCCACACGGACCCCACGCGCTCCAACTCCGGGCTCCAGGCGCTGCTGCTGGCGTCGCTGGAGTTCTACGGCAAGCAGAGCGGATTGACGGTGGCCGACCTGCTGGAGCCGCGGTTCCAGACGTGGCTGAGCCAGTTGGAGCGGGGCACGGGCCGCTTCGAGCAGTCCACGGGCGCGCTGATGGCGGACATGGTCCGCTTCGGCCCGTCCCGCTACGACATCGCCGTGGTGTACGAGAACCTGGCCATCGCCCAGCTCTCCCAACCGCCGGGGAACTGGGGGGCGCTGAAGGTCCTGTACCCGACGCTCACGTCCTGGAGCGACCATCCGGCGGCGGTGCTGGACGGGGACTGGGTGCTGCCCCGCCAGCGTGAGGCCGCGCTGGAGTGGCTGCGCTATCTGCACAGCCGGCCGGTGCAGCAGCGCGCGCTGGCCTTCGGCTTCCGCCCCGCGGATGCCTCCGTGCCGCTGACGCCCCCCGGAGAGGCCAGCCTCTTTCCCCCGCTGGCCGCGCGGGGCCTCCAGGTGGAGGTGCCGGACGGCGCGGAAGTCCCCGAGGGCGCGGTGGTCCGCAACCTCCTCACGCTGTGGACGCGCCGGGTGGGCAACGCGCGGTCGCCGTAG
- a CDS encoding WGR domain-containing protein yields the protein MRRFEFVEGSSSKFWEPELKGNTFIVTFGRIGTAGQRREKAFADEAGARKEYEKKVAEKLREGYLEVTEGGAAEAAPAPPPAPKKAELPRRVPAATPTPESLKAAAEALAALRARLGWRSWEVTSRARRAKRALRALGGVDPAAHSELAGTFTALMERVVAPKQDGRLPLRHALALLGELDVAAFTRAAEVWLAAPDAVPAATTVARQASALGQPELALRMGMLLAERPGQAGAPSEEGWSKRWTRLRPHVEEQLSSSGGSLATWAQSIDASKDAHLASRLARLEA from the coding sequence ATGCGAAGGTTCGAGTTCGTGGAAGGCTCCAGCTCCAAGTTCTGGGAGCCGGAGCTCAAGGGCAACACCTTCATCGTCACCTTCGGCCGCATCGGCACCGCCGGTCAGCGGCGGGAGAAGGCTTTCGCGGACGAAGCCGGCGCCCGGAAGGAATACGAGAAGAAGGTCGCTGAGAAGCTGCGCGAGGGCTACCTCGAGGTGACGGAGGGCGGCGCCGCGGAGGCTGCGCCCGCGCCACCGCCCGCGCCGAAGAAGGCGGAGCTCCCCCGCCGCGTGCCCGCGGCCACGCCCACGCCCGAGTCGCTGAAGGCCGCCGCCGAGGCGCTGGCCGCGCTCCGGGCCCGGCTGGGGTGGCGGAGCTGGGAGGTGACGTCGCGGGCCCGGCGTGCGAAGCGCGCGCTGCGGGCCCTGGGCGGCGTGGACCCCGCGGCCCACTCGGAGCTGGCGGGCACCTTCACCGCGTTGATGGAGCGCGTCGTCGCTCCCAAGCAGGACGGCCGGCTCCCGCTGCGGCACGCGCTCGCGTTGCTGGGCGAACTGGACGTGGCCGCCTTCACCCGCGCGGCCGAGGTGTGGCTCGCCGCGCCGGACGCCGTCCCCGCCGCGACGACCGTGGCCCGGCAGGCGTCGGCGCTGGGGCAGCCCGAGCTGGCGCTGCGCATGGGCATGCTGCTGGCGGAGCGTCCCGGTCAGGCGGGCGCGCCTTCCGAGGAGGGGTGGAGCAAGCGGTGGACGCGCCTGCGGCCGCACGTGGAGGAGCAGCTGTCCTCCAGCGGCGGCTCGCTGGCCACCTGGGCCCAGTCCATCGATGCCTCGAAGGACGCGCACCTGGCCAGCCGGTTGGCCCGCCTGGAGGCGTGA
- a CDS encoding NAD-dependent epimerase/dehydratase family protein — protein MRAFVTGGSGFVGRHLLTALKVRGTPARALARSAAALASVTEAGGEPFEGDLSDVEKLKAGMEGCDTVFHCAAVVKGWGARSAFYETNVRGTERVLEAARAAGVKRLVHVSTEAVLADGSPLVRVDETMPLPERPIGDYPSTKGEAERRVLSVNAPDFVTVAVRPRFIWGAGDTSLLPQFQEAVRTGRFRWFGGGRYLTSTCHVANCVEGMLLAAEKGRGGEAYFLTDGEPVEFRGFITAMLATQGVDAGERTLPYGVAATVATVGDLLWGTFGLGGRPPLTRTEVLLMGREVTVRDDKARRELGYEGRRSREEGLREMKAEHQSTASRML, from the coding sequence ATGCGGGCATTCGTCACCGGTGGTTCAGGCTTCGTGGGCAGGCACCTCCTCACCGCGCTGAAGGTGCGCGGGACGCCCGCTCGGGCCCTGGCGCGCTCCGCCGCGGCGCTGGCCTCGGTGACGGAGGCCGGCGGGGAGCCCTTCGAGGGCGACCTGTCGGACGTGGAGAAGCTGAAGGCCGGCATGGAGGGCTGTGACACCGTCTTCCATTGCGCCGCGGTGGTGAAGGGCTGGGGCGCGCGCAGCGCGTTCTACGAGACGAACGTGCGCGGCACGGAGCGGGTGCTGGAGGCGGCGCGAGCCGCGGGCGTCAAGCGACTGGTCCACGTCAGCACGGAGGCGGTGCTGGCGGATGGCTCGCCCCTGGTGCGGGTGGATGAGACGATGCCCCTGCCCGAGCGCCCCATTGGCGACTACCCCTCCACGAAGGGCGAGGCGGAGCGCCGGGTGCTCAGCGTGAATGCGCCGGACTTCGTCACCGTGGCGGTGCGTCCCCGCTTCATCTGGGGCGCCGGTGACACGTCGCTGCTGCCGCAGTTCCAGGAGGCGGTGCGGACCGGGCGCTTCCGGTGGTTCGGCGGCGGCCGTTACCTGACGTCCACCTGCCACGTGGCCAACTGCGTGGAGGGCATGCTGCTGGCGGCGGAGAAGGGCCGCGGCGGCGAGGCCTATTTCCTCACCGACGGGGAACCCGTGGAGTTCCGGGGCTTCATCACCGCCATGCTCGCGACGCAGGGCGTGGACGCGGGCGAGCGCACCCTGCCATACGGCGTGGCCGCGACGGTGGCCACGGTGGGGGACTTGCTGTGGGGCACCTTCGGCCTGGGCGGCCGGCCTCCGCTCACCCGCACCGAGGTGCTGCTCATGGGGCGGGAGGTGACGGTGCGAGACGACAAGGCCCGCCGGGAGCTGGGGTACGAGGGCCGCCGCTCCCGTGAAGAAGGGCTCCGGGAGATGAAGGCGGAGCATCAGAGCACGGCGTCGCGTATGCTCTGA
- a CDS encoding GNAT family N-acetyltransferase, whose product MRVETQPGDFGPPRDEREMAAVADIMMQSYALSPADTAAWVQRASRPDLRLLREGGEVAATLVFIRMGQWYGGRSVPVIGVGGVGVSPVHRGRGTATRLMQHLLREARATGAPLSVLYPATQPLYRRVGYEHAGTRQEIRIQVPSLDFSERALSLRAIEEKDTQAIVLSYQRHARHRPGWLDRGDFSWGRVRNMRGEVAHGYLVEGSAGVEGYLYVIRRQLKDFNQELFLTDVVAHTPAAARRILSFLGDHRSLATDVFWYGGVDDPLLLLLREQTYAVKQATHWMVRVLDVASALEARGWPEGLSGTLHLDVEDDLFPENQGRFVLEVSDGQARVRRGGDGGLRLHVRYLAPLYTGHLSAASLRAMGVLEGDDASVRAAGSLFAGAPPSLRDMF is encoded by the coding sequence TCCCCCGCCGACACCGCAGCCTGGGTGCAGCGAGCGTCGCGGCCGGACCTGCGGTTGTTGCGCGAGGGCGGTGAGGTGGCGGCCACGCTCGTGTTCATCCGCATGGGGCAGTGGTACGGCGGGCGCAGCGTGCCCGTCATCGGCGTGGGGGGCGTGGGTGTGTCTCCCGTCCACCGGGGACGCGGCACCGCCACGCGACTGATGCAGCACCTGCTGCGCGAGGCTCGCGCGACGGGCGCTCCGCTGTCGGTGCTCTATCCCGCGACGCAGCCGCTCTACCGGCGCGTGGGGTACGAGCACGCGGGCACGCGGCAGGAGATTCGCATCCAGGTCCCATCGCTGGACTTCAGTGAGCGGGCGTTGTCGCTCCGGGCCATCGAGGAGAAGGACACGCAGGCTATCGTCCTGAGCTACCAGCGCCACGCGCGTCACCGGCCGGGCTGGCTGGACCGCGGGGACTTCTCATGGGGCCGCGTCCGCAACATGCGCGGCGAGGTGGCACATGGCTACCTGGTGGAGGGCAGCGCCGGTGTGGAGGGCTACCTCTACGTCATCCGCCGGCAGCTCAAGGACTTCAATCAGGAGCTGTTCCTCACCGACGTCGTGGCCCATACGCCCGCGGCGGCGCGGAGGATTCTGAGCTTCCTGGGCGACCACCGTTCCCTGGCCACGGATGTCTTCTGGTACGGCGGCGTGGACGACCCGCTGCTCCTGCTGCTTCGCGAGCAGACGTACGCGGTGAAGCAGGCGACGCACTGGATGGTGCGGGTGCTGGACGTGGCCTCCGCGTTGGAGGCGCGCGGCTGGCCGGAGGGACTCTCCGGCACCCTCCATCTGGACGTCGAGGACGACCTCTTCCCGGAGAACCAGGGCCGCTTCGTGCTGGAGGTCTCGGACGGTCAGGCGCGCGTGCGCCGTGGCGGCGACGGCGGCCTGCGGCTGCACGTGCGGTACCTGGCGCCGCTCTACACCGGCCACCTGTCCGCGGCGTCGCTGCGGGCCATGGGCGTGCTGGAGGGGGATGATGCCTCGGTGCGCGCGGCGGGCAGTCTCTTCGCCGGGGCGCCGCCCTCCCTGCGCGACATGTTCTGA